The genomic stretch TGCGCTGCCGGCGCAATCGAGCGGCATTTCAGCGTCAACGTAGCGACAGATTTCGTCATCGCTCAGGGTGCGGAAACGGACGCGCGTGACGACGCCTTCGCATTGCACCCGCTTGCTGGACGCGTGGATAAGTGCAACGGCCGTATGAAAGATGACCTCCTGGCCACTCATTCGTCTAAGTTGGGCGATTGCGCGTTCGACCGTACCTGGCTTGCCGAATATTTCGGTGCCCATGTAGGCGACCTGGTCACTGCCAATCACGAGCGCGTCGTCAAGCGTGTCGGCAATGGCTCTGGCCTTGTCGACGGCGAGCCGCTCGGCCAGTGCAGCAGGGGCCTCGCCCGGAAGTGCTGTTTCGTCGGTTTCGGGGCGTGCCGTTTCGAATGGAAGCTGAAGACGCTCGAGGAGTTGCTTGCGATAAGGGGAGGTTGAGGCGAGTACGATCTTCATGAGTTCAAGGCTGAGCGATGTTTTCGCCGCAAAGCGTGGATGGGCTTTGACAGCGAGCGGGAAAAAATAATATCATGCGCGGCTTATGTCCAACCAAGACGCAAAACTCGGGCACATCCCGGATGTATTCAAGTTCGCGTACGAACAGCGCAGGCTGTCCGGCGAGGTGAAGGTTGCCGCTTTCGAGCGGCTTTCTGATCTCCTGACGGACCAGTCCGGTGTGATTCGCTACAAGCTTGAAGGTGACGTGGATGCGATGCGCAAGCCCCGGCTTACGCTGACGATCGACGGCAGTCTGATGTTGCGTTGTCAGCGATGTCTCGGTGGGCTTGGTTGGGATCTGTCGGTACGCAATGCGTTGCAACCGGTTCGTTCGGGTCAGGAAATTCCCGAGGAAGAACTGGAAGACGACGAGGTCGATGCAATCGAGATCGAAGGTGATCTTGATGTGCTTTTGCTTCTCGAGGACGAGATTCTTCTCGCCCTGCCGCTTGCGCCTCGGCATGATGAATGTGGATCGCTTCGCCCTGAGGGCGGGGCAGTAAAGGAATCGCCTTTTTCCGTGCTGTCAGGCCTGCGGGCTAAAAACTAGTCCGGATCAGGTAACGTTTTTGTATTAGGAGTTTTTCATGGCTGTCCAGCAGAACAAGAAGTCCCCGTCCAAGCGTGGCATGCATCGTGCGCACGATTTCCTGACCGCGCCGGCTCTGGCTGTTGAAGCCACGACGGGTGAGGTTCATCTGCGTCACCACATCAGCCCGAACGGTTTCTACCGTGGCAAGAAGGTTGCCAAGGCCAAGGGCGAATAAGTCCGCGTCCTGAAATACAGGAGGCGGCGCATGGCGCAATGCGCCTGCGCCGCCTTTTTTATCCTCATATTCTGAATCACGCGAGAAGCCGATGGGTGTCACCGTTGCAATCGACTGCATGGGTGGCGATCACGGCCCGATCGTGACCGTGCCTGCTGCGCTGTCATTTCTGCGCAGTCATCCTGCCGTTAACGCGATCCTGGTTGGGCGCGAAGATGTGCTGGCGCCTCTGCTTGGCGACGCGCTGGCCGGCCTCGGTTCCCGGGTCCGTGTTCACCATGCGTCCGAAGTTGTCGGGATGGATGAGCCGCCTGCAATTGCCATGCGCAACAAGAAGGATTCGTCCATGCGCGTTGCTGTTGATCTGGTGAAAGCCGGTGAGGCAGCAGCAGCGATTTCCGCAGGCAATACGGGCGCGCTGATGGCGATTTCCCGTTTCGTGCTGAAGACCCTTCCCGGCATCGATCGTCCCGCGATCTGCTCCATCCTGCCTGCAGTGAAGGGGCATACCTACGTGCTCGATCTGGGGGCGAACGTGGATTGCTCAGCCGAGCATCTCCTTCAGTTCGGAATCATGGGGTCGATGCTGGTGGCCGCGGTCGATCACATCGAACGTCCGAAAGTGGGTTTGCTCAACATCGGCGAAGAGGCGATCAAGGGCAACGAAATCGTCAAGCAGGCCGGCGAGTTGCTGCGCGGAAGCGGGTTGAACTTCTGCGGCAACGTCGAAGGAAACGACATCTACATGGGCTCCGCGGATGTCGTTGTCTGTGACGGCTTTGTCGGCAACGTTGCGCTCAAGACCTCCGAAGGTCTCGCCCAGATGCTGTCTACCTTCCTTCGCGAGGCGTTCGGACGCAATATTTTCACGAAAGTGATGGCACTTGTTGCGCTTCCGGTGCTCAAGCAGTTCAAGCACCGGGTGGATCACAGGCGCTACAACGGCGCTGTACTGCTTGGTTTGCGTGGGGTCGTCGTGAAAAGCCACGGCTCCGCAGATGGTTTTGCCTTTGAGCAGGCCATTGCACGGGCAGCAGATGCGGCGGGTAATCAGCTGATCGAACGGATCAGCAGCAAAATGGCGAGCATGAGCGAGGCTGCAGCATGATCTATGCAAGGATTGCGGGCACCGGAAGCTTTCTTCCCGGCGAACCGGTCAGCAATGACGATCTCGTAAGGCGTGGGATCGATACGTCGGATGAGTGGGTGATGACGCGCACCGGTATCCGCTCGCGGCACCTTGCTACCGCTGACGTCGGCTCCAGCGATCTCGCATTGGTCGCATCCGAACGTGCGATCGAAGCTGCGGGCTGCGAAGCTGACGAGATTGATCTCGTCATCGTTGCAACCTCGACGCCCGACTACATTTTTCCGAGCACCGCAGCGTTGCTGCAATCGAAACTCGGTATCCGCAATGGCGGCCCGGCGTTCGACGTACAGGCCGTATGCAGTGGATTCGTCTATGCGCTGACGGTCGCCGAGAAGTTTATTCGTTCCGGAAGTCACAAGCGTGCGCTGGTCGTCGGTGCCGAAGTCTTCTCCCGCATCCTGGACTGGTCCGATCGTGGGACCTGCGTGCTTTTCGGTGATGGTGCCGGCGCAGTCGTGCTCGAGGCATCCGAGCGGCCCGGCATCGTCGCCTCGGCGCTTCATGCCGATGGTAGCCACCACCCGATTCTCTGCGTACCCGGCGGCGTTGCCTCGGGCCAGGTGATTGGCGACCCCTTCCTGCGCATGGATGGTCAGGCCGTGTTCAAGTTCGCCGTCAAGGTGCTCGGTGACGTTGCGCACGAAGTGCTCGACATGGCCGGCGCCGACGTTGCAAGCGTCGACTGGCTGATTCCCCATCAGGCCAATATCCGGATCATTCAATCGACCGCCAAGCGTCTCGGGGTTTCGATGGATAAGGTGATCACCACGGTTGAGCAGCACGGAAACACCTCTGCCGCGTCCATTCCGCTCGCGCTCGATATTGCGGTGCGCGACGGGCGTATCCAGCGAGGGCATCGGATTGTCATCGAAGGCGTGGGTGGCGGCTTCACCTGGGGCGCGGCCCTGATCGATTTCTGAGTCCTTCCCTCATTCAAACGGAGAGATGATGGCATTTGCACTGGTTTTCCCTGGCCAGGGGTCGCAGGCGGTTGGCATGATGGCCGCGTACGGCGAGTCTGCAATCATTCGCGAAACCTTCGCCGAAGCCTCGGAGGCACTTGGCGAGGATCTGTGGCAGATGGTTTGCGAAGGCCCGGCCGAGCGCTTGTCGCTCACGGTTAACACTCAGCCGCTGATGCTTACCGCCGGCGTCGCCGCATATCGCGCGTGGCTCGACGCGGGTGGTCCGAAGCCCTCCATGGTTGCAGGGCATAGTCTTGGTGAGTATTCGGCGCTGGTTGCTGCCGGCGCACTGGCATTCGCCGATGCGGTTCCGCTGGTCCGCTTTCGCGCACAGGCGATGCAGCAGGCTGTTCCTGCCGGTGAGGGGGCGATGGCTGCCTTGCTTGGCCTGGAAGTTGATGCCGTTCGCGAAGCCTGTCAGGAGGCTGCGCAAGGCGAAGTGGTCGAGGCTGCAAACCTGAACGCCCCCGGTCAGATCGTGATTGCCGGAGCAAAGGCCGCGGTAGAGCGTGCGATTGAGGCCGCCAAGGCGCGCGGTGCAAAACGTGCCATGCTGTTGCCGGTGTCGGCGCCCTTTCACTGCGCCTTGATGGGGCCCGCGGCAGAGCGCCTGTCGGAGCGCCTTAAGACGATCAATGTCATGACGCCGTCAATCGACGTGCTCAATAATGTCGATGTTGCGGTATGCAGCGCTCCGGATCAGATCCGTGATGCGCTCGTCCGGCAGGCCTTTTCGCCGGTGCGCTGGATCGAAACGATCCAGTCGATGGCGGGCCGTGGTATGTCGCACATCATCGAGTGCGGACCGGGTAAAGTGCTTGCAGGCATGACCAAGCGTATTGCCAAGGAAGTTGAGGGCGGTTCGGTTCATGATGCTGCCAGTCTTGAGCAGATGATTGCCACAGTGAGGTCAGCATGAGTTTTTCGCTTGAAGGTCAGGTCGCGCTGGTAACTGGCGCATCGCGCGGCATCGGCCGTGCGGTTGCGATGGAACTGGGTCGCCTCGGTGCGACCGTGGTCGGTACGGCAACGTCGGAGAACGGCGCAGCCGAGATCGCAGCGGCAATCGCTGAGGCCGGATTCAACGGCGCGGGGCTGGTGCTCAACGTCACCGACGCTGCAGCCTGCGAGGCAGTCGTCGGCGATATCGAGAAGCGCTTCGGTGCCGTTGGCATTCTGGTGAACAACGCCGGCATTACCCGCGACAACCTCGCAATGCGCATGAAGGACGAGGAGTGGGATGGCGTCATCGACACCAACCTCAAAGCGGTGTTCCGGATGTCGCGACTGGTCATGCGCGGCATGATGAAGGCCCGCACGGGCCGCATCATCAATATCACCTCGGTGGTTGCGAGTGCCGGGAACCCGGGTCAGGCAAACTATGCGGCTGCCAAGGCCGGTGTGGCTGGCATGAGCCGCGCGCTGGCGCGTGAGCTCGGCAGCCGTAACATCACGGTCAATTGTGTGGCGCCCGGATTCATCGATACGGACATGACGCGCGCAATGCCGGATGCAGCGCGCGACGCGCTGCTCGGCAACATCGCACTGGGCCGTCTCGGACGCCCCGAAGAGATTGCTGGGGCGGTGGTTTTCCTCGCTTCGCCGGCCGCGGCCTACGTGACCGGCACCACCTTGCATGTGAATGGTGGAATGTACATGTCGTGAACGCTTGTCGCGATAGCGGAAGCGTTCCTTTTTGGTAGAATACACGGGTTTTTTTCTAACACACCTGCACTTTCAGGGAAGGAGTATGTTCATGGAGAACATCGAACAGCGCGTAAGAAAGATCGTTGCTGAGCAACTTGGCGTAAACGAATCGGAGATCAAGAACGAATCTTCGTTCGTGGATGATCTCGGCGCAGATTCGCTGGACACCGTGGAACTGGTCATGGCACTGGAAGAAGAGTTCGAGTGCGAGATTCCGGACGAAGAGGCCGAGAAGATCACCAACGTTCAACAGGCGATTGACTACGTCACCGCCCACCTCAAGAAGTAATTGCTTTCTTTCCGGACGCCGCTGCGGCGGTGTCCGGATCGATCCTCATTCCTCCGCCTTGATTCCTTACGGAGATGCCCGTGTCGCGTCGTAGAGTCGTCGTCACCGGTCTGGGACTCGTCTCGCCGGTCGGCAATACCGTTCCCGAAGCCTGGGAAAACCTGATTGCCGGCAAGAGCGGCATCGGCCCTATCACCCGTTTCGATGCCAGTGCCTTCTCGGCCCGCATTGCCGGTGAAGTCAAGGATTTTGACGTCACCACCTATCTTTCCGCCAAGGAAGCTCGCCGCATGGATGTCTTCATCCATTACGGCATGGCAGCCGGCATTCAGGCGATTCGGGATTCCGGAATCGAGGTGACAGCAGCAAACGCCGAACGTATCGGCGTCAATATCGGGTCCGGCATCGGCGGCTTGCCGATGATCGAAGATACCCATGCGGACTTCGTTGCCGGTGGTCCGCGCAAGATCTCGCCGTTCTTCATTCCTGGCACGATCATCAACATGATCTCCGGCAACCTGTCGATCATGTTTGGCATGAAAGGACCGAACATCGCGGTCGTGACCGCATGTACCACGGGGCTCCACGCCATTGGCCTGAGCTCGCGCATGATCGAATATGGTGATGCCGACGTGATGGTTTGCGGTGGTGCGGAATCCACGGTAACCGAACTTGCTGTCGGCGGCTTTGCGTCAGCAAAGGCGCTGTCGACGCGCAACGACGACCCCGCCACGGCCAGCCGTCCCTGGGACAAGGGTCGCGATGGTTTCGTGCTCGGCGAGGGTGCGGGCGTGCTCGTGCTTGAAGAATATGAGCACGCGGTCAAGCGTGGTGCCAAGATTTACGCGGAGCTTTCCGGCTTCGGCATGAGTGGTGATGCGTACCACATGACCGCACCGGACACCGATGGTCCGCGGCGCAGCATGGTTAATGCACTGGCAAATGCCGGCATCAACGCCAGCGATGTGGATTACCTGAATGCACATGGCACGTCGACTCCGCTCGGCGACAAGAACGAAACCGAGGCAATCAAGCTTGCTTTTGGTGTGGATGCTGCGAAGGGCCTGGTGGTGAACTCCACCAAGTCGATGACCGGGCATCTGCTTGGCGGTGCGGGCGGCCTTGAGTCGATCTTTACCGTGCTGGCAGTGCATCATCAGATCTCGCCGCCGACGATCAACATCTTTGAGCAGGACCCGGAGTGTGATCTGGATTACTGCGCAAACGAAGCACGTTCGATGAAAATCGACGTGGCAATGAAGAACAACTTCGGTTTCGGCGGGACGAACGGAACCCTGGTGTTCCGCAGGGTATAAATCTGGGTGGGCGGCGACACTCATGGTGTTTCCGCTCTCCTTGACGCTCCGAAGTTCTCGAGGCGTACTGGCGTCAGTTTTCGTAACACATTGTGCTGCGGGGCTGGCGCTTTTTCATGCCACTCACTCGACCTGGTTGCTTGCGGGTGGTTTCGGACTGATTTTTCTCTCGGCGCTTGCTGCCTGGCGTGGCGAACTCAGCAAGCGAGGTGTCGTTCTTGCCCTTCAGGCAGATGGCGCCGTTATCCTGAAGCACGGCGACGACGGCGCGCCCGTATTTGCCCGTACGCGGCAGGATCTCGTCGTGTTCTCGGGTGTGGCCTGGCTCACGCTGGAGTTGCCCGATACACGAAGGGTGGGCCGCAGGCGGATGCGACTGATGCTGGTGAGATCGAATCT from Parazoarcus communis encodes the following:
- a CDS encoding Maf family protein, whose amino-acid sequence is MKIVLASTSPYRKQLLERLQLPFETARPETDETALPGEAPAALAERLAVDKARAIADTLDDALVIGSDQVAYMGTEIFGKPGTVERAIAQLRRMSGQEVIFHTAVALIHASSKRVQCEGVVTRVRFRTLSDDEICRYVDAEMPLDCAGSAKSEGLGISLLDALAGDDPTALIGLPLIALSRMLRTEGVLLP
- a CDS encoding YceD family protein is translated as MKVAAFERLSDLLTDQSGVIRYKLEGDVDAMRKPRLTLTIDGSLMLRCQRCLGGLGWDLSVRNALQPVRSGQEIPEEELEDDEVDAIEIEGDLDVLLLLEDEILLALPLAPRHDECGSLRPEGGAVKESPFSVLSGLRAKN
- the rpmF gene encoding 50S ribosomal protein L32; amino-acid sequence: MAVQQNKKSPSKRGMHRAHDFLTAPALAVEATTGEVHLRHHISPNGFYRGKKVAKAKGE
- the plsX gene encoding phosphate acyltransferase PlsX, with the translated sequence MGVTVAIDCMGGDHGPIVTVPAALSFLRSHPAVNAILVGREDVLAPLLGDALAGLGSRVRVHHASEVVGMDEPPAIAMRNKKDSSMRVAVDLVKAGEAAAAISAGNTGALMAISRFVLKTLPGIDRPAICSILPAVKGHTYVLDLGANVDCSAEHLLQFGIMGSMLVAAVDHIERPKVGLLNIGEEAIKGNEIVKQAGELLRGSGLNFCGNVEGNDIYMGSADVVVCDGFVGNVALKTSEGLAQMLSTFLREAFGRNIFTKVMALVALPVLKQFKHRVDHRRYNGAVLLGLRGVVVKSHGSADGFAFEQAIARAADAAGNQLIERISSKMASMSEAAA
- a CDS encoding beta-ketoacyl-ACP synthase III; this translates as MIYARIAGTGSFLPGEPVSNDDLVRRGIDTSDEWVMTRTGIRSRHLATADVGSSDLALVASERAIEAAGCEADEIDLVIVATSTPDYIFPSTAALLQSKLGIRNGGPAFDVQAVCSGFVYALTVAEKFIRSGSHKRALVVGAEVFSRILDWSDRGTCVLFGDGAGAVVLEASERPGIVASALHADGSHHPILCVPGGVASGQVIGDPFLRMDGQAVFKFAVKVLGDVAHEVLDMAGADVASVDWLIPHQANIRIIQSTAKRLGVSMDKVITTVEQHGNTSAASIPLALDIAVRDGRIQRGHRIVIEGVGGGFTWGAALIDF
- the fabD gene encoding ACP S-malonyltransferase, with the protein product MAFALVFPGQGSQAVGMMAAYGESAIIRETFAEASEALGEDLWQMVCEGPAERLSLTVNTQPLMLTAGVAAYRAWLDAGGPKPSMVAGHSLGEYSALVAAGALAFADAVPLVRFRAQAMQQAVPAGEGAMAALLGLEVDAVREACQEAAQGEVVEAANLNAPGQIVIAGAKAAVERAIEAAKARGAKRAMLLPVSAPFHCALMGPAAERLSERLKTINVMTPSIDVLNNVDVAVCSAPDQIRDALVRQAFSPVRWIETIQSMAGRGMSHIIECGPGKVLAGMTKRIAKEVEGGSVHDAASLEQMIATVRSA
- the fabG gene encoding 3-oxoacyl-ACP reductase FabG; the encoded protein is MSFSLEGQVALVTGASRGIGRAVAMELGRLGATVVGTATSENGAAEIAAAIAEAGFNGAGLVLNVTDAAACEAVVGDIEKRFGAVGILVNNAGITRDNLAMRMKDEEWDGVIDTNLKAVFRMSRLVMRGMMKARTGRIINITSVVASAGNPGQANYAAAKAGVAGMSRALARELGSRNITVNCVAPGFIDTDMTRAMPDAARDALLGNIALGRLGRPEEIAGAVVFLASPAAAYVTGTTLHVNGGMYMS
- the acpP gene encoding acyl carrier protein; protein product: MENIEQRVRKIVAEQLGVNESEIKNESSFVDDLGADSLDTVELVMALEEEFECEIPDEEAEKITNVQQAIDYVTAHLKK
- the fabF gene encoding beta-ketoacyl-ACP synthase II translates to MSRRRVVVTGLGLVSPVGNTVPEAWENLIAGKSGIGPITRFDASAFSARIAGEVKDFDVTTYLSAKEARRMDVFIHYGMAAGIQAIRDSGIEVTAANAERIGVNIGSGIGGLPMIEDTHADFVAGGPRKISPFFIPGTIINMISGNLSIMFGMKGPNIAVVTACTTGLHAIGLSSRMIEYGDADVMVCGGAESTVTELAVGGFASAKALSTRNDDPATASRPWDKGRDGFVLGEGAGVLVLEEYEHAVKRGAKIYAELSGFGMSGDAYHMTAPDTDGPRRSMVNALANAGINASDVDYLNAHGTSTPLGDKNETEAIKLAFGVDAAKGLVVNSTKSMTGHLLGGAGGLESIFTVLAVHHQISPPTINIFEQDPECDLDYCANEARSMKIDVAMKNNFGFGGTNGTLVFRRV
- a CDS encoding protein YgfX, whose protein sequence is MVFPLSLTLRSSRGVLASVFVTHCAAGLALFHATHSTWLLAGGFGLIFLSALAAWRGELSKRGVVLALQADGAVILKHGDDGAPVFARTRQDLVVFSGVAWLTLELPDTRRVGRRRMRLMLVRSNLHPDQWRSLQIWLRHRALVVPAAPSA